GTATCAAAATACAGGAGTTTAAACGTGAAGATTCCTGAAAATGAATTATTCAGCAGCAGTAGGTCGGGTTCCGACCAGAGGGAAAAACCCGACATTTCAGCAGGATTGGGATGCCTTTTGAGGATGCGTCAGGATGGTCCGCCTTAGGCGGATACGACATCCTGACGCCAGAGCATATATAATGAGGCAGCCCACTCCCGCCTCAAGCGGAAGTGGGCTACTTGGATTGCTGCCGACATAGCTGTAGGGATTGAGGAAATCCTTCACCGGGTCGACGGTTATAAATCGCCCTAAGGATGGGTCCATAAAGCGCGCTCCGTAATAATGCAGGTCAAAATCGTATGTGTCATTATACTCGTTGCCATTATATGTAAAGCGTCCCGGCGTGCCTGTCAGGATATAGAATTTTTCTACAAAAAAAATCAATTACCCATACCAACAGCAACTTTCCATGACCCATCTTCCTGTTTTTTCCAAACATTGAAGTATTTGCCGTAGCTGGTTCTCTCCTCACCGGTTGAATCGGGCTGGATGACTGTATAAAAACCCCAGGTGTAGCCAAAATCTCCGGATTTGGCTGCTTCGGCACTTTGCGGCTCCCATTTCATTACATAATTACTACCGGGAACATCCATGCTTTTATAAATAGCCTCTCTGCCAACAATCGGGTATGACCGGGTTGGTAATTGAACGGCATCTTCCGTAAGATATTGACTAAATGCCTTCAAGGCGCCTATTTCCTCGGAAAGCTTTGAAAAATCCCTGTCGGCTTGAAGCAATGCTTCCTTTTCCTTATCAACATCAACCGTGGTTTGGCATCCCTGAATTAGTATAACCAGAAGCATTATCCCAATAACGGATTTGTACGATTTCATTTAACTATCCTTTCTCATATTCTTGTATATTGTCTGATTGATTGCTCAGGCGTTTGCTCAGGCTTATGCGTTCCTCAACATTATAGCCAAGTTCCTTATAAAAAGCTATAACTTCATGATTTGTCGAGCGCACCTGAAGGTTTAATTTTGGGCAGCCGATAAGGGCAAGTTTTTCCTCCGCCGAACGCATTAAGGCTTTGCCGATACCATGCCGTCGATATTGCCGTCTGACTGCGACATAATAGACCCAGCCACGATGACCATCAAACCCAGCCATAGCCGTCCCGACTATATTAGATTCGATTTCAGCCACTAAAAACAGCTCTCGCTGGACAGCCAATTTCCTTTTAATATCCAAAACAGGGTCATTCCAAGCCGGCGAATCGGGAAATGCTTCTTGCCAGAGTTTGACTACATCTTTTTCATCTGATTCTTGGTATGCTCGTATTTTCATTGTGTCAGAATTATATAAAACAATTACATTGTTTTCCAGTATTTTCGTTTGATGCCATTTCCCGGCTCCTCAAAGCTTGACCATTCGAAACCCTTTTCTATCAGGAATTGATGTCTTTCGTTATCAATGTCATTGTTGCCCGGGCAGAGAATAATCATCCCGCCGGGTTTTGTTGCCCGCATCATTTCGCGGTATTCTTCCGCAGGCTCATCGCCGAAAACATGAGCGCACATAGTAATATCAGCAAACCGGTCGGGGAATGGGATATCAGCGATAAGCCCATCGATGCAGTAAACATTGCTTAAACCGAGTCTTGCCGCTTTATCTTTGATAAACGCCCGCAGATTGTCAACAGGTTCGACAGCGAACAGAGTCCGGCACAACCGCGCGGCTATGAATGCAAGACGTCCTGTACCGGCGCCAATATCGATTACGGTTTTGCCGTTAAAATCAGCGATTGACAGAAGCTCGCCTGAGTCCCAGCCATGAAAAGCTAATTTGTCATAGGCATCGGGATTGACTGCATATACGATAAGGTCATCGATTGATTGTAAAACGGATATTTCCGCCTGACGGATAACATCCGGGTTGCTTGGATGTTTGTCGTCTATCATCACTTTATCAAGCCAGCCATTTGTTTCGGGGCATTTGCTGCGCATATACCATTCGACAGCCGGGTTGGCCTGCAGGGCAATAGCCAGTTCGGTTTCGGGCATTCCCCATTTCGGCAGCCAGCTAAGCTGAACCCGTTCGAGCAGAAGCAGGGCATTGAATGATATTTGCGGGATGTCTATCCAGTTAGCGGGCATGGTCTGTATCCAAGTCAATAAACAAGCTCATTATAATCACGGTCTTACAACAAATTGCTATGCTATCAAAACGGTAAAGCAACAAACTCCCCGCAATATGCTATGTGATTATCAATAAGAATCTTAAAAGTATAATTATCACTTAAATGATTTAGTTTAAATTTAGGAACTGGATTATTAAAAAATATCATGCTTTTTTTTCCATCTTTATATTCAATAACATATTCATAATTGAAAGGAGCTAATAAAACCCTATTATATTTGATTTCTATAGTATCGCTATTAAGAATAACTTTTGAAATAAATTGCCTCTTACAGAAACAACATAAAGGGGACGCTTTTATTTTATTTATATATTTTTGTCTTATATTATAATCTAATAAAGTATTTAAAGTTTCTCTTTCTGCCTCAGATCGACATACGATAAACGATAGATTATTTTCTAATGGCAAATATAACGGTACAACTACCTCAGCATGCCTGTGATATACTATATTTCTCTTTTCTAATTCGCTTACAGGAAAATTGTGATAAATTTTTTCAAACGGAAGATATTCGAGATTGATTACATTATCATAAACTTCACAATTAGAACCGGCAAGACTTTCATCGCTAAATTTAATATCAGTCATTGAAAGCACTTTAACAGAATCAAATACTAAATAAATTGGGATTGGGCAATGGGCTTTATATTTAGGTGAACAAATACCTTCGGGGCAAAATCCTTCAATATTATGTAATGCTGGCGTTTTAGGTCTGAAATATAATCTTGCATAATCATGTACCCAATCATCAGTGTTTTGAATAACATCCTGACGAGCGCTATCAATAGTCAACAAATTTTTATTTTTAGCAAGATTGCGAGAGTATAAATATCCTTCATTAAGTATTTTAATTACATTGTCAATATCAGAATAATGGAATAGATATTTTGACCACCAAGATGGTTCAACTTTTGCAGACCACTGATTAATGATTTCTTGAATACTGCTAATAATAATCTCTTATGAATTTAGAGGGATTTTATTTCGCTTTCATCCGAGCAATTATCAAAAAGCGTTAAATCATCTATTGTGTGTTCAAGCTGAATTGCTTGTATTCCACCATTACTAATTATCTTTAATGGCTTGAAGATTGGCAGCTTAGATAATAGAGCCAAAACACTATCAGGATTATCTATTCCTAATTCTTTTATATCTGTTATCCTGCACATTTTTTTATCGCGAACAAATTGCCATAATTCTAATAAACCAAATCCAGTGTTATCACCTTCCCATTGCAAAATTGATTTATTATTTTCAAAATCTATTTCAATTCCTTCATTAATTTTGCTGGCAAAAAACTCCTCATTGTTAGAGATAGCAAATCTATTTTTATCTTGCAGTAAATCAATCAAATCAGTTTTTAAAGAATTGAAAGAATATGCTGAAGGTTCGTTCATTAACCATTTGCGCATTTCTTTAATATCTTTATGCTCTGGAATTAATGGCTTCTCGGTAATATGCACATAAATATCGATAGGTAATTTGTATAAATATCTCTTCATTAAAGGACTTACATCATTCCAATCTAACTCTCCATTGCCGCATCCCAATTTTGGGAAAGCAATAGAATTAATTCTAGCGCGGCTGTAGCTTTTTACAAACGACTTGAGACCTTCCTCGACGTAAGAAATATTTGATGGTTGTCTCCAATGTTTTTTAGTAGGGAAGTTTAGAACCCACTTGTTCGGTGTTCTATATAACCACAAAGAGCCAATATTAGTTTTTCTATTTTCACATCGTTTTTGATATTCTTTAAACATCTCAGGAAATAGTCGCTTAAATTCCTTAGCTAAACCTTTTCCCATCGCTCCGACAGTATTAACTGTATTTACTAATGTCTGAGCAGGAGATTCAAATATGTTTTCATCAACTTCTATATACATTTTATGCAACCATTACTAAACTGCATTTAATATTAATACTACAATGTCTAATATTCACTAATTTTCATCATTTTTCAAGTAATTTCTCTATATTTTTAATAACAAGCTGCAACCAAGTTGCTATTATTTTTAAAACTAAAGTGGATTTTCCAAATCCTAATTAACAACATGTATCGCCTTCTTATTAGCCTGCAAACCCGCCTCCATCATCGCCTCGGATAATGTCGGATGGACTGCCATTATCTTTCCCAAATCCTCAGTGGTGCCGTCAAGTTCCATTAATGTCGTGCCGGCAAAGATTATATCGCCGGCATGCGGCCCGAATATATGTATGCCCAGCACGGCATCGGTATCAGCATCGGCAATAACTTTCGTGAAACCCTCCCCGGCTAATGTGGCAACCGCCTTGCCAGTTGCGCGATAAGGAAATTTGCCAATTTTAATATTCCTGCCGGATTCGTTCGCCTCTTTCTCGGTAAGCCCGATGCCGGCGATTTCCGGGTCGGTGAATACCGCATAAGGCACCGCTTTCCAATCGGCGCTATGAGCCAAACCGGCAGCATTCTCCGCCGCTATTATTCCCTCATGCGAGGCTTTATGCGCTAATAGTATTCCGCCGGCAACATCGCCGATAGCGAAAATATTCGATATATTTGTTCTCATCCG
The sequence above is a segment of the Candidatus Zixiibacteriota bacterium genome. Coding sequences within it:
- a CDS encoding DUF4433 domain-containing protein, which gives rise to MIISSIQEIINQWSAKVEPSWWSKYLFHYSDIDNVIKILNEGYLYSRNLAKNKNLLTIDSARQDVIQNTDDWVHDYARLYFRPKTPALHNIEGFCPEGICSPKYKAHCPIPIYLVFDSVKVLSMTDIKFSDESLAGSNCEVYDNVINLEYLPFEKIYHNFPVSELEKRNIVYHRHAEVVVPLYLPLENNLSFIVCRSEAERETLNTLLDYNIRQKYINKIKASPLCCFCKRQFISKVILNSDTIEIKYNRVLLAPFNYEYVIEYKDGKKSMIFFNNPVPKFKLNHLSDNYTFKILIDNHIAYCGEFVALPF
- a CDS encoding class I SAM-dependent methyltransferase; this encodes MPANWIDIPQISFNALLLLERVQLSWLPKWGMPETELAIALQANPAVEWYMRSKCPETNGWLDKVMIDDKHPSNPDVIRQAEISVLQSIDDLIVYAVNPDAYDKLAFHGWDSGELLSIADFNGKTVIDIGAGTGRLAFIAARLCRTLFAVEPVDNLRAFIKDKAARLGLSNVYCIDGLIADIPFPDRFADITMCAHVFGDEPAEEYREMMRATKPGGMIILCPGNNDIDNERHQFLIEKGFEWSSFEEPGNGIKRKYWKTM
- a CDS encoding nuclear transport factor 2 family protein, giving the protein MKSYKSVIGIMLLVILIQGCQTTVDVDKEKEALLQADRDFSKLSEEIGALKAFSQYLTEDAVQLPTRSYPIVGREAIYKSMDVPGSNYVMKWEPQSAEAAKSGDFGYTWGFYTVIQPDSTGEERTSYGKYFNVWKKQEDGSWKVAVGMGN
- a CDS encoding macro domain-containing protein — encoded protein: MYIEVDENIFESPAQTLVNTVNTVGAMGKGLAKEFKRLFPEMFKEYQKRCENRKTNIGSLWLYRTPNKWVLNFPTKKHWRQPSNISYVEEGLKSFVKSYSRARINSIAFPKLGCGNGELDWNDVSPLMKRYLYKLPIDIYVHITEKPLIPEHKDIKEMRKWLMNEPSAYSFNSLKTDLIDLLQDKNRFAISNNEEFFASKINEGIEIDFENNKSILQWEGDNTGFGLLELWQFVRDKKMCRITDIKELGIDNPDSVLALLSKLPIFKPLKIISNGGIQAIQLEHTIDDLTLFDNCSDESEIKSL
- a CDS encoding GNAT family acetyltransferase, producing the protein MKIRAYQESDEKDVVKLWQEAFPDSPAWNDPVLDIKRKLAVQRELFLVAEIESNIVGTAMAGFDGHRGWVYYVAVRRQYRRHGIGKALMRSAEEKLALIGCPKLNLQVRSTNHEVIAFYKELGYNVEERISLSKRLSNQSDNIQEYEKG